The Aureispira anguillae genome contains a region encoding:
- a CDS encoding AAA family ATPase encodes MQKIKLPFHIVQLQIENNPDIITTPILDNQVLWVNIPAPMMAGKFGDSYQDKLLDKGEYYTLLDYYVQGDFEQKKVSVQFKAGKSQIAFKELEVSFDYFLQTHQQGYWAVVPALGVEAFTLEEDEIEAAVQEAIRLDFMRNKRLNLLQDVISTLWFDKATLSTQTLDLRTYTPSEIASLQEAKKKELLPKVAQQVSIHQQTLFGYQKELHQLADTLKGKYNKNVLIVGRSGVGKSTLVWELVHRRSFYKISKNIWETTASTLIKELSGEVGWQENLTLLCKELIQRGDILFIRNLLELFEVGQYQGNNVSVADYLREYIARGEITIISECTEEEFARIETRSPNYINNFQVIQLAEPQDNLELEQIILEKVQSIAHTEKIVIEKEAIKETIRLNKRYTPYSGFPGKPIRFLESILIGSKAKQHNMLKENQLYVLNRTEVIKTFCEETGMPPFIVDPAIPMDLPKIEQFFNANVFGQSHAIQTLTNILASVKTALLRQGKPIASMLFVGPTGVGKTEMAKVLAQFMFGSRDKMIRFDMSEYSTPYAVARLTGESYFSDGLLTSAVRRDPFCVLLFDELEKAHPSFNDLLLQMLGEGRLTDSQGKVVNFCSSIIIMTSNIGAKKLQNNGIGWVEDKTEQREAEHFLNEVRHYFRPEIFNRIDQVVPFYSLTKEVVRFVVERELDILKKREGILHRNLEFKLSDTLYDVLCTKGYQPKYGARALQRTLREELIIPLAHQLNQYSFDEKLVLEVDIQDGAIHIDIEADPLKLELMLEELTQNEYMDFASELRQNMVQLFEGRFYVRLLSELDILKRSKRKNAKKFWANEKKSLQFTNFLALQDKFEQHRKTGEQNELEMALITMGLTTLNTNLYKAMEQWEKDYFELKLELYRTLKTDKEGLYLGIYGKEPKRLLDYYTKICAQKGFKWSARSVWYQEEVYNAMVDVENDQGEVILQEKARQYHKKILNLEDPNCWKPEKKEDVLLGIELLIDGIGANLYLNEEEGWHRIIIADQKYMYWVQSSAQDLKTPDAIHRKSFFQKYKKARRTYSPTHLEDTIFKSPKRELRPAEQLPHLIKILDQLFIRKLDALLF; translated from the coding sequence ATGCAAAAAATAAAACTACCCTTTCACATTGTACAGCTTCAAATAGAAAACAACCCAGATATTATTACGACTCCTATCTTGGATAATCAGGTTCTTTGGGTCAATATACCTGCGCCTATGATGGCTGGCAAATTTGGAGATAGCTACCAAGACAAACTATTGGACAAAGGGGAGTATTATACCTTGCTAGATTATTATGTACAAGGTGATTTTGAGCAAAAAAAAGTAAGCGTTCAATTCAAAGCTGGCAAATCACAGATTGCCTTTAAGGAGTTGGAGGTAAGTTTTGATTATTTTCTCCAAACACACCAACAAGGATATTGGGCAGTAGTACCAGCCTTGGGAGTGGAAGCTTTTACCTTAGAAGAAGATGAAATTGAGGCCGCCGTTCAGGAAGCAATTCGTTTAGATTTTATGCGCAATAAGCGTCTTAATTTGCTACAAGATGTTATTTCTACCTTATGGTTTGATAAAGCAACATTGAGTACCCAAACGCTAGACCTCCGAACTTATACTCCTAGCGAAATTGCTTCGCTACAAGAAGCAAAGAAAAAAGAACTCTTGCCAAAAGTAGCACAGCAGGTATCCATCCATCAACAAACGCTTTTTGGTTACCAAAAAGAATTGCATCAATTGGCCGATACCCTGAAAGGGAAATACAATAAAAATGTCTTGATTGTAGGACGTTCAGGAGTCGGAAAAAGTACGCTTGTATGGGAACTCGTGCATCGTCGTTCTTTTTATAAAATTTCAAAAAACATCTGGGAAACCACAGCCTCTACCCTAATTAAGGAATTGAGCGGTGAGGTTGGCTGGCAAGAAAACTTAACCTTACTCTGCAAAGAGTTGATCCAACGAGGAGACATCCTTTTTATCCGCAACTTATTAGAATTATTTGAAGTTGGGCAATATCAAGGCAATAATGTCAGTGTTGCAGATTACTTGCGTGAATATATTGCTCGTGGAGAAATTACAATCATTTCTGAATGTACCGAAGAAGAATTTGCACGTATAGAAACTCGGAGTCCCAATTATATCAACAACTTTCAAGTTATACAGCTCGCTGAACCACAAGACAACTTAGAACTAGAGCAAATTATTTTGGAGAAGGTCCAAAGCATTGCCCATACCGAAAAAATTGTCATCGAAAAAGAAGCGATAAAAGAAACCATTCGACTGAACAAACGCTATACGCCCTATTCTGGTTTTCCTGGCAAACCCATTCGTTTTTTAGAAAGCATCCTTATTGGCTCTAAAGCCAAACAACATAACATGCTCAAAGAAAATCAATTGTATGTACTCAATCGTACAGAAGTAATCAAGACGTTTTGCGAAGAAACGGGCATGCCTCCCTTTATAGTCGATCCTGCTATTCCTATGGACTTGCCTAAGATAGAACAATTTTTTAATGCCAATGTATTTGGGCAATCTCATGCCATTCAAACGCTAACCAATATTTTGGCTTCGGTCAAAACAGCTTTATTGCGCCAAGGCAAGCCCATTGCTTCTATGCTATTTGTAGGCCCTACAGGAGTCGGAAAAACAGAGATGGCAAAGGTATTAGCTCAATTTATGTTTGGGAGTAGAGATAAGATGATTCGTTTTGATATGAGCGAGTATTCTACCCCTTATGCTGTAGCAAGGCTTACGGGCGAGAGCTATTTTTCTGATGGCTTGCTTACTTCTGCTGTTCGGCGAGATCCATTCTGTGTCTTGCTCTTTGATGAATTAGAAAAAGCACATCCTTCTTTTAATGATTTGCTGCTTCAAATGTTGGGCGAAGGGCGACTGACAGATAGCCAAGGAAAAGTGGTTAATTTCTGTAGTTCTATCATCATTATGACATCCAATATTGGTGCAAAAAAACTACAAAACAATGGTATTGGTTGGGTTGAGGATAAAACCGAGCAGCGAGAAGCGGAGCATTTTCTCAATGAGGTACGCCATTATTTTCGACCAGAAATTTTTAACCGAATCGATCAAGTTGTTCCCTTTTATTCTCTAACCAAAGAGGTTGTTCGTTTTGTCGTTGAGCGAGAGCTAGACATTCTAAAAAAACGGGAAGGCATCCTCCATAGAAATCTGGAATTTAAGCTTTCTGATACTTTATACGATGTCTTATGTACCAAAGGCTACCAACCCAAATATGGTGCTAGAGCATTGCAACGAACGCTTCGAGAAGAATTAATTATTCCTTTAGCCCATCAGTTAAATCAATATAGTTTTGATGAAAAGTTGGTCTTAGAAGTAGATATTCAAGACGGAGCTATCCACATTGACATTGAAGCCGATCCACTCAAATTAGAATTGATGTTAGAAGAACTCACACAGAATGAGTATATGGATTTTGCTAGTGAGTTGCGACAAAATATGGTTCAATTGTTTGAGGGGCGTTTTTATGTGCGATTACTCAGCGAATTGGATATACTCAAACGATCTAAGCGCAAGAACGCTAAGAAATTTTGGGCAAATGAAAAAAAATCGTTGCAGTTTACTAATTTCTTGGCGCTTCAAGACAAATTTGAGCAGCATCGCAAAACTGGGGAGCAGAATGAGTTGGAAATGGCACTGATTACAATGGGCTTAACTACGCTCAATACCAACTTATACAAAGCCATGGAGCAGTGGGAAAAAGACTACTTTGAACTAAAACTAGAACTTTATCGTACCCTTAAGACGGATAAAGAAGGGTTGTACTTGGGAATTTATGGCAAAGAACCCAAACGTTTATTGGATTATTATACAAAAATTTGTGCTCAGAAGGGATTTAAGTGGTCTGCTCGTAGTGTTTGGTATCAAGAAGAAGTTTATAACGCTATGGTAGATGTCGAAAATGATCAGGGAGAAGTTATTCTTCAAGAAAAAGCACGCCAATACCACAAAAAAATCCTAAACCTCGAAGATCCAAATTGTTGGAAACCTGAAAAAAAAGAGGATGTCTTGCTTGGTATTGAATTGCTCATTGATGGCATTGGTGCCAATCTCTATCTCAATGAAGAAGAGGGCTGGCATCGTATTATTATAGCCGATCAAAAATATATGTATTGGGTACAATCTAGTGCGCAAGACCTAAAAACCCCTGACGCTATTCATCGCAAAAGTTTTTTCCAAAAATACAAAAAAGCCCGTAGGACTTATTCTCCTACCCATCTAGAAGATACTATTTTTAAATCTCCCAAACGAGAGTTACGCCCAGCAGAACAATTGCCTCATTTGATTAAAATTCTAGACCAATTGTTCATTCGAAAACTGGATGCGCTTTTATTTTAA